A genomic region of Friedmanniella luteola contains the following coding sequences:
- a CDS encoding FAD-binding oxidoreductase, translating to MRWTVPGDADYDERRALFNAMIDRRPRMIASCADAADVAAALARARADGLAVAVRSGGHAVAGQSSVDDGLVVDVRPMRSVTVDPARRRARVGAGCTWADLDAATQVHGLATTGGRVSTTGVSGLTLGGGSGWLERRHGLTCDNLLAVELVTADGRQVRADEHQHPDLLWACKGGGGNFGVVTSLELALHPVGPLVLGGLLLWPVDRAGEVARRYRDLAPTTPPELGSGLVLLTGPPEPFVPAHLQGRPLVALVLVWSGDEGTGTDVLRAFRALEPEVDLVAPLPYTQMQSMLDDQPGLRQYWSGEYHRDLPDAALDVFLAVGAARPSPLTQHLVFPWGGAVQAVAEDATPLSRRDAAWITHPFATWVDPADDAANIAWVRGYRAAIAPWAAGGTYLNFIGDEGEQRIIASFGAANLRRLREVKAAYDPENLFAGNQNIRPLVPA from the coding sequence ATGCGGTGGACCGTGCCGGGCGATGCCGACTACGACGAGCGGCGCGCGCTCTTCAACGCCATGATCGACCGCCGGCCGCGGATGATCGCGTCCTGCGCGGACGCGGCCGACGTCGCGGCGGCGCTCGCACGGGCCCGCGCCGACGGGCTGGCGGTCGCCGTCCGCTCAGGCGGCCACGCCGTCGCCGGGCAGTCGAGCGTCGACGACGGGCTGGTGGTCGACGTCCGGCCGATGCGGTCGGTGACGGTCGACCCGGCCCGGCGCCGAGCCCGGGTCGGGGCCGGCTGCACCTGGGCCGACCTCGACGCCGCCACCCAGGTGCACGGGCTGGCGACGACGGGCGGCCGCGTCTCCACCACCGGCGTCAGCGGGCTCACCCTCGGCGGCGGCTCGGGCTGGCTGGAGCGCCGGCACGGGCTGACGTGCGACAACCTGCTGGCCGTCGAGCTGGTCACCGCGGACGGCCGGCAGGTGCGCGCCGACGAGCACCAGCACCCCGACCTGCTGTGGGCCTGCAAGGGGGGCGGCGGCAACTTCGGCGTCGTCACGTCCCTCGAGCTCGCCCTGCACCCGGTGGGCCCGCTGGTGCTGGGCGGTCTGCTGCTCTGGCCCGTCGACCGGGCGGGCGAGGTGGCCCGGCGCTACCGCGACCTGGCGCCCACGACGCCCCCGGAGCTGGGCTCGGGGCTGGTCCTGCTCACCGGACCGCCGGAGCCGTTCGTCCCCGCCCACCTGCAGGGCCGGCCCCTGGTGGCGCTGGTGCTGGTCTGGTCGGGGGACGAGGGGACCGGCACCGACGTCCTCCGCGCGTTCCGCGCGCTCGAGCCGGAGGTGGACCTGGTGGCGCCGCTGCCCTACACCCAGATGCAGTCGATGCTCGACGACCAGCCGGGACTGCGGCAGTACTGGAGCGGTGAGTACCACCGTGACCTGCCGGACGCGGCGCTGGACGTCTTCCTCGCCGTCGGCGCCGCCCGTCCCTCGCCCCTCACCCAGCACCTGGTGTTCCCGTGGGGTGGGGCGGTCCAGGCCGTGGCCGAGGACGCGACGCCGCTGAGCCGGCGCGACGCGGCCTGGATCACCCACCCGTTCGCCACCTGGGTGGACCCGGCGGACGACGCCGCGAACATCGCGTGGGTGCGCGGGTACCGGGCCGCGATCGCCCCGTGGGCGGCCGGCGGCACCTACCTGAACTTCATCGGGGACGAGGGGGAGCAGCGGATCATCGCCTCCTTCGGTGCGGCCAACCTCCGACGGCTGCGGGAGGTCAAGGCGGCCTACGACCCGGAGAACCTCTTCGCGGGCAACCAGAACATCCGTCCGCTCGTCCCGGCCTGA
- a CDS encoding tetratricopeptide repeat protein encodes MSSSSFSRAGAIDLSQLAARAQQPPAGAAGAPRGGASYVLEVTEQTFEAETIRRSVQHPVVVELYSPRVTSGQQLSQALAEIANASDGKFLLARLDVDTAPGIVQALQLQAVPTVIALIGGQVAPLFQGVLPKAEVQAYVDQLLTAAVANGIVGRADPVGGAAAADEEVEGGPDPRFAAADAAIEQGDFDAAVAEFDRLLQADPNDVEAKAGRAQAGLFARAAALDPQAVLATAETSTAVEDQLAAADVEMLTGQAELAFDRLIALVRRSAGDERNSARVRLLELFETLGNADERVLKGRRDLMAALF; translated from the coding sequence ATGAGTTCGTCCAGCTTCAGCCGCGCCGGTGCCATCGACCTCTCCCAGCTCGCCGCCCGCGCGCAGCAGCCGCCCGCCGGGGCGGCCGGGGCCCCCCGCGGCGGGGCCAGCTACGTGCTCGAGGTGACCGAGCAGACCTTCGAGGCCGAGACGATCCGGCGCTCCGTGCAGCACCCCGTGGTGGTCGAGCTGTACTCCCCGCGGGTCACGTCGGGCCAGCAGCTCTCCCAGGCGCTGGCCGAGATCGCCAACGCCTCCGACGGCAAGTTCCTGCTGGCCCGGCTGGACGTGGACACCGCGCCCGGCATCGTCCAGGCCCTGCAGCTGCAGGCCGTCCCGACCGTGATCGCGCTGATCGGCGGCCAGGTCGCGCCGCTGTTCCAGGGCGTGCTGCCCAAGGCGGAGGTGCAGGCCTACGTCGACCAGCTGCTGACCGCCGCCGTCGCCAACGGCATCGTCGGCCGGGCGGACCCGGTCGGGGGCGCGGCCGCCGCGGACGAGGAGGTCGAGGGCGGGCCGGACCCGCGCTTCGCCGCCGCGGACGCGGCCATCGAGCAGGGCGACTTCGACGCGGCGGTCGCCGAGTTCGACCGGCTGCTGCAGGCCGACCCCAACGACGTCGAGGCCAAGGCCGGACGCGCGCAGGCCGGGCTCTTCGCCCGCGCCGCCGCGCTGGACCCGCAGGCGGTGCTGGCCACGGCCGAGACCTCCACCGCGGTGGAGGACCAGCTGGCGGCGGCCGACGTCGAGATGCTGACCGGTCAGGCCGAGCTGGCCTTCGACCGGCTCATCGCGCTGGTCCGCCGGAGCGCCGGCGACGAGCGCAACAGCGCGCGGGTACGGCTGCTCGAGCTCTTCGAGACCCTCGGCAACGCCGACGAGCGCGTGCTCAAGGGCCGGCGCGACCTGATGGCCGCCCTGTTCTGA
- the pgm gene encoding phosphoglucomutase (alpha-D-glucose-1,6-bisphosphate-dependent): MAHPRAGQPALPEDLIDVDAVVSAYHDLTPDPANPDQQVVFGTSGHRGSSLDTAFNDAHIAATTQAIVEYRAAQGITGPLYLGKDTHALSDPAWTTAIEVLLANDVDVRCEGDDDFTPTPAVSRAIVVHNAELPDGDARAADGIVVTPSHNPPRDGGFKYNPPHGGPADSDATGVIAARANALLGDPSPIRRRPFAEVSGRLTRFDYLGAYCEDLRNALDLDAVRDAGVRIGADPMGGASVQYWDYIADRLGLELTVVNQEVDPQFGFMTLDTDGKIRMDCSSPNAMASLIGAKDRYQIATGNDADSDRHGIVTPDAGLMNPNHYLAVAIQYLYGHRPGWRPDAAIGKTLVSSSMIDRVAAELGRTLLEVPVGFKWFVPGLRTGEIAFGGEESAGASFLARDGSTWTTDKDGILLALLASEIQAVTGRSPSQHYAALTERHGSPAYARVDAPATREQKAKLAKLDPSAVAATELAGEPITAKLTTAPGNGAAIGGLKVTTASAWFAARPSGTEDVYKIYAESFQGPEHLAQVQEEARAVVSATLGG; this comes from the coding sequence ATGGCTCACCCGCGCGCCGGTCAACCGGCCCTCCCCGAAGACCTCATCGACGTCGATGCGGTGGTCTCGGCCTACCACGACCTCACCCCGGACCCCGCGAACCCCGACCAGCAGGTGGTCTTCGGCACCTCGGGCCACCGCGGCTCCAGCCTCGACACCGCGTTCAACGACGCGCACATCGCCGCCACCACGCAGGCCATCGTCGAGTACCGGGCCGCCCAGGGCATCACCGGGCCGCTGTACCTCGGCAAGGACACCCACGCCCTCTCGGATCCGGCCTGGACGACCGCCATCGAGGTGCTGCTGGCCAACGACGTCGACGTCCGCTGCGAGGGCGACGACGACTTCACCCCCACCCCGGCCGTCTCCCGGGCCATCGTCGTGCACAACGCCGAGCTGCCGGACGGCGACGCCCGGGCGGCCGACGGCATCGTGGTCACCCCGTCGCACAACCCGCCGCGCGACGGTGGCTTCAAGTACAACCCCCCGCACGGCGGTCCGGCCGACTCCGACGCCACCGGCGTCATCGCGGCCCGCGCCAACGCGCTGCTGGGCGACCCGAGTCCGATCAGGCGGCGCCCGTTCGCCGAGGTCAGCGGGCGGCTCACCCGCTTCGACTACCTCGGCGCCTACTGCGAGGACCTGCGGAACGCGCTCGACCTGGACGCCGTCCGCGACGCGGGGGTCCGGATCGGCGCCGACCCGATGGGCGGCGCCAGCGTCCAGTACTGGGACTACATCGCCGACCGCCTCGGCCTGGAGCTCACGGTGGTGAACCAGGAGGTCGACCCGCAGTTCGGCTTCATGACCCTGGACACCGACGGCAAGATCCGGATGGACTGCTCGTCGCCGAACGCGATGGCCAGCCTGATCGGGGCGAAAGACCGGTACCAGATCGCCACCGGCAACGACGCGGACTCCGACCGGCACGGGATCGTCACCCCCGACGCCGGTCTGATGAACCCGAACCACTACCTGGCCGTGGCCATCCAGTACCTCTACGGCCACCGCCCCGGCTGGCGCCCCGATGCGGCGATCGGCAAGACGCTCGTCTCCTCCTCGATGATCGACCGGGTGGCCGCCGAGCTCGGCCGGACGCTGCTGGAGGTCCCCGTCGGGTTCAAGTGGTTCGTGCCCGGGCTGCGCACCGGCGAGATCGCCTTCGGCGGCGAGGAGTCGGCGGGGGCGTCCTTCCTGGCCCGCGACGGCAGCACCTGGACCACGGACAAGGACGGCATCCTGCTGGCCCTGCTGGCCAGCGAGATCCAGGCCGTCACCGGCCGGTCGCCCAGCCAGCACTACGCCGCGCTGACGGAGCGGCACGGGTCGCCCGCCTACGCCCGGGTCGACGCTCCGGCCACCCGCGAGCAGAAGGCGAAGCTGGCCAAGCTCGACCCCTCCGCCGTCGCGGCCACCGAGCTGGCCGGCGAGCCCATCACCGCCAAGCTGACGACGGCGCCCGGCAACGGCGCGGCCATCGGCGGCCTCAAGGTCACCACGGCGTCGGCCTGGTTCGCGGCCCGGCCGTCCGGCACCGAGGACGTCTACAAGATCTACGCCGAGTCCTTCCAGGGTCCCGAGCACCTCGCCCAGGTGCAGGAGGAGGCGCGCGCCGTGGTCTCGGCGACGCTCGGCGGCTGA
- a CDS encoding spore photoproduct lyase family protein, translating to MTAALIDLPTAPTPTRLWMPKRVLVTRAAAEQPHTAEILRRCEAAGVEDITLLANDRLTGLRGETERETYARAKTTLAVVVAPPSALKPQPIPPSADWRIDLAKGCPAHCQYCYLAGSLSGPPVTRVYANLDAVLDGIRTHAGQGTVTSGTAERGHEGTTFELSCYTDPLGIEHVTGSLAEAVRRVGAGVYGDGVSLRFTTKFDDVADLLALDHQRRTRVRFSVNAPDLARRFDGGTAPLAGRLAALRALALAGYRVGLTIAPVMAYPGWREGYGDLLDQVTAALDGVPGLDLTTEIITHRFTPASKDVLLGWYPHTKLEMDEDARTQKRSKFGGVKYVYPRATMSEMRSWFSAELAARLPDAPLLYWT from the coding sequence ATGACCGCCGCGCTGATCGACCTCCCCACCGCTCCCACCCCCACCCGCCTCTGGATGCCGAAGCGCGTCCTGGTGACCCGGGCGGCCGCCGAGCAGCCGCACACCGCCGAGATCCTGCGCCGCTGCGAGGCCGCCGGTGTCGAGGACATCACCCTGCTGGCCAACGACCGGCTGACCGGCCTGCGCGGTGAGACCGAGCGCGAGACCTACGCGCGGGCCAAGACGACGCTGGCCGTCGTCGTCGCCCCGCCGAGCGCGCTCAAGCCGCAGCCCATCCCGCCCAGCGCCGACTGGCGGATCGACCTGGCCAAGGGCTGCCCGGCCCACTGCCAGTACTGCTACCTGGCCGGCTCGCTCAGCGGCCCGCCCGTCACCCGGGTCTACGCCAACCTCGACGCGGTCCTGGACGGCATCCGGACCCACGCCGGCCAGGGCACCGTCACCAGCGGCACGGCGGAGCGCGGGCACGAGGGCACCACCTTCGAGCTGTCCTGCTACACCGACCCGCTGGGCATCGAGCACGTCACCGGCTCCCTGGCCGAGGCCGTCCGCCGGGTCGGCGCCGGGGTCTACGGCGACGGCGTCTCGTTGCGCTTCACCACCAAGTTCGACGACGTGGCCGACCTGCTGGCGCTCGACCACCAGCGCCGCACCCGCGTCCGCTTCTCGGTCAACGCCCCCGACCTCGCCCGCCGCTTCGACGGCGGCACCGCGCCGCTGGCCGGTCGCCTGGCGGCTCTGCGCGCGCTCGCCCTCGCCGGCTACCGGGTGGGGTTGACGATCGCCCCGGTGATGGCCTACCCGGGCTGGCGCGAGGGCTACGGCGACCTGCTCGACCAGGTCACCGCCGCGCTCGACGGGGTGCCGGGCCTGGACCTGACCACCGAGATCATCACCCACCGCTTCACCCCGGCCAGCAAGGACGTCCTGCTCGGCTGGTACCCGCACACCAAGCTGGAGATGGACGAGGACGCCCGCACCCAGAAGCGCTCCAAGTTCGGCGGCGTCAAGTACGTCTACCCGCGCGCGACCATGAGCGAGATGCGTTCGTGGTTCTCCGCCGAGCTCGCGGCCAGGCTGCCGGACGCCCCGCTCCTGTACTGGACCTGA
- a CDS encoding inorganic phosphate transporter, with product MTEPLFILAIVIVTALVFDFTNGFHDTANAMATSIATGALKPKVAVALSAVLNLVGAFLSIEVALTVSNKVVNIQGPDGAPVASLMGTPILTIVFAGLVGGILWNLATWLLGLPSSSSHALFGGLIGAAIAALGFSGVKWDGVISSIIIPAVAAPVVAGLVAAVGTRLIFRTVERVPEERRDRAFRWGQIGSASLVSLAHGTNDAQKTMGVITLALIAYGSWTQLDAIPFWVKAACATAIAAGTYIGGWRVIRTLGKGLVEISSPQGMAAETASAAIILSSSHLGMALSTTHVATGSILGTGLGRKGAEVRWAVAGRMVIAWLITLPAAGAVGALCWALAHVVGGWPGVALVFAVLVVAAAAMFRHSRKNAIDHSNVNADWEGGLAPATAPSRPTVNA from the coding sequence GTGACCGAACCCCTGTTCATCCTCGCGATCGTCATCGTGACGGCGCTGGTCTTCGACTTCACCAACGGCTTCCACGACACCGCCAACGCGATGGCCACCTCCATCGCCACCGGTGCCCTCAAGCCCAAGGTCGCGGTCGCCCTCTCGGCGGTGCTCAACCTCGTCGGGGCCTTCCTCTCCATCGAGGTCGCGCTCACGGTGAGCAACAAGGTCGTCAACATCCAGGGCCCGGACGGGGCGCCGGTCGCGTCGCTGATGGGGACCCCGATCCTCACCATCGTCTTCGCGGGCCTCGTCGGCGGCATCCTCTGGAACCTCGCCACCTGGCTGCTGGGGCTGCCGTCCTCGTCCTCGCACGCGCTGTTCGGCGGCCTGATCGGCGCGGCCATCGCCGCGCTCGGCTTCTCGGGCGTCAAGTGGGACGGCGTGATCTCCTCGATCATCATCCCGGCCGTGGCCGCCCCCGTCGTGGCGGGCCTCGTCGCCGCCGTCGGCACCCGGCTGATCTTCCGGACCGTCGAGCGCGTCCCCGAGGAGCGCCGCGACCGCGCCTTCCGCTGGGGCCAGATCGGCTCGGCCTCCCTGGTCTCGCTGGCCCACGGCACCAACGACGCGCAGAAGACGATGGGCGTCATCACCCTCGCGCTGATCGCCTACGGCAGCTGGACCCAGCTCGACGCCATCCCCTTCTGGGTCAAGGCCGCCTGCGCCACCGCCATCGCGGCCGGCACCTACATCGGCGGCTGGCGGGTCATCCGCACCCTGGGCAAGGGGCTGGTCGAGATCAGCTCCCCGCAGGGCATGGCCGCCGAGACCGCCTCCGCGGCGATCATCCTGTCCTCCAGCCACCTCGGCATGGCGCTGTCCACCACGCACGTGGCGACCGGCTCCATCCTGGGCACCGGCCTGGGCCGCAAGGGGGCCGAGGTCCGCTGGGCGGTGGCCGGGCGGATGGTGATCGCCTGGCTGATCACCCTGCCCGCCGCGGGCGCCGTCGGCGCCCTGTGCTGGGCGCTGGCCCACGTGGTCGGCGGCTGGCCCGGCGTCGCGCTGGTCTTCGCCGTCCTCGTGGTCGCCGCCGCGGCGATGTTCCGCCACTCGCGCAAGAACGCCATCGACCACTCCAACGTCAACGCGGACTGGGAGGGTGGGCTGGCGCCCGCCACCGCCCCGTCCCGCCCGACCGTGAACGCCTGA
- a CDS encoding DUF3349 domain-containing protein yields the protein MPLTGFLSSVVGWLRAGYPDGIPATDYIPLVALLARRLTHDEVQAIADELARVGDPGIDDIDIGTMITKVTAELPSEEDIDRVRVRLARGGWPLGDQRTAS from the coding sequence GTGCCGCTGACCGGGTTCCTCTCCTCGGTGGTCGGCTGGCTGCGCGCCGGCTACCCCGACGGCATCCCTGCGACGGACTACATCCCGCTGGTCGCCCTGCTGGCCCGGCGGCTGACCCACGACGAGGTGCAGGCCATCGCCGACGAGCTGGCCCGGGTGGGCGACCCGGGGATCGACGACATCGACATCGGCACCATGATCACCAAGGTGACGGCCGAGCTCCCCAGCGAGGAGGACATCGACCGGGTCCGGGTCCGTCTGGCCCGGGGCGGCTGGCCCCTGGGCGACCAGCGCACCGCCTCCTGA
- a CDS encoding aldo/keto reductase: MPDVPTLTMNDGRTIPQLGFGVFQIPQDETETAVTTALEAGYRLIDTAQGYQNEEGVGAALAASDVAREDVFITTKLTNSEQGYDATLKAFDASMEKLRLDVLDLFLIHWPLPMFDLYTDTWKAFVRLQEEGRITSIGVSNFEVEHFEKLAAETGVVPAVNQIELHPQFPQHELRAYHAEHGILTESWGPIGQGKGLLENPHIQAVATKTGKTPAQVVLRWHLQLGLVVIPKSVTPSRIVENIEVFDFTLDDEDLAAIAQVDEGTRLGPDPRTFDRR, translated from the coding sequence ATGCCCGACGTCCCCACCCTGACCATGAACGACGGCCGCACGATCCCCCAGCTGGGCTTCGGCGTCTTCCAGATCCCCCAGGACGAGACGGAGACCGCGGTCACCACCGCCCTCGAGGCCGGCTACCGGCTGATCGACACCGCGCAGGGCTACCAGAACGAGGAGGGCGTGGGCGCCGCGCTCGCCGCCTCCGACGTGGCCCGCGAGGACGTCTTCATCACGACCAAGCTCACCAACTCCGAGCAGGGGTACGACGCCACCCTCAAGGCGTTCGACGCCAGCATGGAGAAGCTGCGGCTCGACGTCCTGGACCTGTTCCTCATCCACTGGCCGCTGCCGATGTTCGACCTCTACACCGACACGTGGAAGGCCTTCGTCCGGCTGCAGGAGGAGGGCCGGATCACCAGCATCGGCGTCTCCAACTTCGAGGTGGAGCACTTCGAGAAGCTGGCGGCCGAGACCGGCGTGGTGCCGGCCGTCAACCAGATCGAGCTGCACCCGCAGTTCCCCCAGCACGAGCTGCGCGCCTACCACGCCGAGCACGGCATCCTCACCGAGTCGTGGGGGCCGATCGGCCAGGGCAAGGGACTGCTGGAGAACCCGCACATCCAGGCGGTGGCCACGAAGACGGGGAAGACCCCGGCCCAGGTGGTGCTGCGCTGGCACCTGCAGCTGGGGCTCGTCGTGATCCCCAAGTCGGTGACGCCCAGCCGGATCGTGGAGAACATCGAGGTCTTCGACTTCACGCTGGACGACGAGGACCTCGCCGCCATCGCCCAGGTCGACGAGGGCACCCGCCTCGGCCCGGACCCGCGGACCTTCGACCGCCGCTGA
- a CDS encoding DUF2000 domain-containing protein translates to MNRTRVQDEAQPPDGEQDPGARVGFGPDEVDTASPTRAARLEWVVVVDEELPAGRAVNAAVCAAAATGVGVEGLLGPDAVDADGSRHRGLPWAGCTVLGASGERLLALRARAVAADGVFVADMPHAAQSTRVYDEYRAVVAASTGGELDLAAVSLVGPRNRVDRLVKGLALLA, encoded by the coding sequence ATGAACCGTACGAGGGTGCAGGACGAGGCGCAACCGCCGGACGGCGAGCAGGACCCGGGCGCTCGCGTCGGGTTCGGCCCCGACGAGGTCGACACCGCCAGCCCGACGCGGGCGGCCCGGCTCGAGTGGGTGGTCGTGGTGGACGAGGAGCTGCCCGCGGGACGGGCGGTCAACGCCGCCGTCTGCGCAGCGGCAGCCACCGGGGTGGGGGTCGAGGGGCTGCTCGGCCCCGACGCCGTCGACGCCGACGGCTCGCGGCACCGGGGGCTGCCGTGGGCGGGCTGCACCGTGCTCGGGGCGAGCGGGGAGCGGCTGCTCGCGCTGCGCGCCCGCGCGGTGGCGGCGGACGGTGTCTTCGTCGCCGACATGCCGCACGCGGCCCAGTCGACCCGGGTCTACGACGAGTACCGGGCGGTGGTGGCCGCCAGCACCGGCGGGGAGCTCGACCTCGCGGCGGTCAGCCTGGTCGGGCCGCGCAACCGCGTCGACCGGCTGGTGAAGGGGCTGGCCCTGCTGGCCTGA
- a CDS encoding Lrp/AsnC family transcriptional regulator → MALDALDAAIVRELQVDARRTNRDVAAAVGVSPTTALDRTRALRERGVLRGAILDVDLAALGRPVQALVAVRIRPPSRRVIEGFRSWAAGLPDILGVFVTSGTEDFLLHVAVPDNTALYAFVVDTLTGRAEVADVRTSVVYEHLRNHRIGPA, encoded by the coding sequence GTGGCCCTGGACGCACTTGATGCGGCGATCGTGCGCGAGCTGCAGGTCGACGCACGGCGGACCAACCGCGACGTGGCGGCGGCGGTGGGCGTCTCCCCCACCACCGCGCTGGACCGGACCCGCGCCCTCCGGGAGCGCGGGGTGCTGCGCGGGGCGATCCTCGACGTCGACCTGGCGGCCCTGGGCCGCCCGGTGCAGGCGCTGGTGGCGGTGCGGATCCGACCGCCGTCCCGCCGGGTGATCGAGGGCTTCCGCTCCTGGGCGGCGGGGCTGCCGGACATCCTCGGCGTCTTCGTGACCTCGGGGACCGAGGACTTCCTGCTGCACGTCGCCGTGCCGGACAACACCGCGCTCTACGCCTTCGTCGTCGACACCCTGACCGGGCGGGCCGAGGTGGCCGACGTCCGCACGTCCGTGGTCTACGAGCACCTGCGCAACCACCGGATCGGCCCGGCCTGA
- a CDS encoding acylneuraminate cytidylyltransferase, which translates to MSGAERLRTVAVIPARGGSQGVPGKNLRRVGGLPLVARAVRACRAATRVDLVVVTTDDDAIAAAAVDAGARVVRRPPALAGHTATSESALLHALDALGFEPTTLLFVQCTSPFLDPADLDAGVALVADGHADSAFSAVETYEFLWRARPDDGAVRTVAGVNHDAAVRPRRQDREPDWRETGGFYVMDVAGFRAAGHRFFGRTAAVAVPEATALEIDSPAELAMAEALAPLVDAAADEPVRVDAVVTDFDGVHTDDAALVDAAGHEAVRVSRADGMGVAALRAAGVPVLIVSKERNRVVSARGAKLGVEVLQGVDDKVAALTGWLAEHGLDPARVAYLGNDVNDLGPLGMVGWPVAVSDARPEVRAVARLVLRRPGGHGAVRELCDRVLAARALPT; encoded by the coding sequence ATGAGTGGTGCTGAACGGCTGCGGACGGTGGCGGTCATCCCGGCCCGGGGCGGCTCCCAGGGGGTCCCGGGCAAGAACCTGCGCCGGGTCGGCGGCCTGCCGCTGGTCGCGCGGGCCGTCCGGGCCTGCCGGGCCGCCACGCGCGTCGACCTGGTCGTGGTGACCACGGACGACGACGCCATCGCCGCCGCCGCCGTCGACGCCGGCGCCCGGGTGGTGCGCCGGCCGCCGGCGCTGGCCGGCCACACCGCGACGTCGGAGTCGGCCCTGCTGCACGCCCTCGACGCGCTGGGGTTCGAGCCGACCACGCTGCTCTTCGTGCAGTGCACCAGCCCCTTCCTGGACCCGGCCGACCTCGACGCCGGGGTCGCCCTGGTGGCCGACGGGCACGCCGACTCCGCCTTCTCCGCCGTCGAGACGTATGAGTTCCTCTGGCGGGCCCGGCCCGACGACGGCGCGGTCCGCACCGTGGCGGGGGTCAACCACGACGCCGCCGTCCGCCCCCGGCGTCAGGACCGCGAACCCGACTGGCGCGAGACCGGCGGCTTCTACGTCATGGACGTCGCGGGCTTCCGGGCCGCCGGCCACCGGTTCTTCGGCCGTACCGCGGCCGTCGCCGTGCCCGAGGCGACGGCGCTGGAGATCGACAGCCCGGCCGAGCTGGCCATGGCCGAGGCGCTGGCCCCGCTCGTCGACGCGGCGGCCGACGAGCCGGTCCGGGTCGACGCCGTGGTCACCGACTTCGACGGGGTGCACACCGACGACGCCGCCCTGGTCGACGCGGCCGGCCACGAGGCCGTCCGGGTCAGCCGGGCCGACGGGATGGGGGTCGCCGCCCTCCGCGCGGCGGGCGTGCCCGTGCTGATCGTCTCCAAGGAGCGCAACCGGGTGGTGAGCGCCCGCGGCGCCAAGCTCGGCGTCGAGGTGCTGCAGGGGGTCGACGACAAGGTCGCCGCCCTGACCGGCTGGCTGGCCGAGCACGGCCTCGACCCGGCGCGCGTCGCCTACCTCGGCAACGACGTCAACGACCTCGGTCCGCTGGGGATGGTGGGCTGGCCGGTGGCGGTGTCGGACGCGCGGCCGGAGGTGCGGGCGGTGGCCCGGCTGGTGCTGCGCCGGCCGGGCGGCCACGGAGCCGTCCGCGAGCTCTGCGACCGCGTGCTCGCGGCCCGCGCGCTGCCCACCTGA
- a CDS encoding MarR family winged helix-turn-helix transcriptional regulator, which yields MSGRRRALPFDPIQEASRLWAEQWSADQTPRMRAVTSLMRVHQLVLTELDELLRPLGLTFARYEVLVLLSFSRRGTLSLGKIGERLQVHATSVTPLVNRLEAAGLLVRSPHPEDGRAVLAAITPEGRAVLQQATDAIVGARFALGALSDEQCDELTSLLTGPRSAAGDFELPEDA from the coding sequence GTGAGCGGACGCCGCCGCGCCCTGCCGTTCGACCCCATCCAGGAGGCGTCGCGGCTCTGGGCCGAGCAGTGGAGCGCGGACCAGACGCCCCGGATGCGCGCCGTCACGTCCCTGATGCGGGTGCACCAGCTGGTGCTCACCGAGCTCGACGAGCTGCTGCGCCCGCTGGGGCTGACCTTCGCCCGCTACGAGGTGCTGGTGCTGCTCTCGTTCTCCCGCCGGGGGACCTTGTCGCTGGGCAAGATCGGTGAGCGGCTGCAGGTGCACGCCACGTCGGTGACGCCGCTGGTCAACCGGCTGGAGGCCGCCGGCCTGCTGGTCCGCAGCCCGCACCCCGAGGACGGCCGGGCGGTGCTCGCCGCGATCACACCGGAGGGCCGGGCCGTCCTGCAGCAGGCGACGGACGCCATCGTCGGGGCCCGGTTCGCCCTGGGCGCGCTGTCCGACGAGCAGTGCGACGAGCTGACGTCGTTGCTGACCGGGCCGCGGAGCGCCGCCGGGGACTTCGAGCTGCCCGAGGACGCCTGA
- a CDS encoding PH domain-containing protein, with the protein MPGLVEWLDPHVERYLLLSEQEYVVLEVYKHWMASIGAWTRLVVAVPVLISSWAFEPPLFWVLFVLALAVSAQALYSIVDEYRDRFVITNQRVFRVHGTFSVQRASVPLGRILDITVKKPLVGRIFNYGHFVFESAAQVQGLSEVRFVRDIDARDRILQETMQRAGLRATAPQLGDDGT; encoded by the coding sequence GTGCCGGGCCTCGTCGAGTGGCTCGACCCCCACGTCGAGCGCTACCTGCTGCTCAGCGAGCAGGAGTACGTCGTGCTGGAGGTCTACAAGCACTGGATGGCCAGCATCGGCGCCTGGACCCGGTTGGTCGTCGCCGTGCCGGTCCTCATCAGCTCCTGGGCCTTCGAGCCGCCGCTGTTCTGGGTGCTCTTCGTGCTGGCGCTCGCGGTGAGCGCGCAGGCGCTCTACAGCATCGTCGACGAGTACCGGGACCGCTTCGTGATCACCAACCAGCGGGTCTTCCGCGTGCACGGCACGTTCTCGGTGCAGCGGGCCAGCGTGCCGCTGGGCCGCATCCTCGACATCACCGTGAAGAAGCCGCTGGTCGGCCGGATCTTCAACTACGGTCACTTCGTGTTCGAGTCCGCCGCGCAGGTCCAGGGGTTGAGCGAGGTCCGGTTCGTCCGCGACATCGACGCCCGGGACCGCATCCTGCAGGAGACGATGCAGCGGGCCGGCCTGCGGGCCACGGCCCCGCAGCTCGGGGACGACGGCACGTGA